The Christiangramia salexigens genome includes the window AGCTTCTTCACCTGTACCAGCGCCATTGTCCAGAAATTTCACAGCAGCTTCCCTCAATTCTGAAAGCTCCATCTCCTCATCTTCTACAAGTAGTTGGTTATTACTGTTAACCAATACCGTAAAGATGTTTCTTTGTTTAATAACCGGCGGCTCCTGCTCTTCAGGTTGCCATGGCGGTAACTTCCTGCTTATCCCCTTGTCTGTCTCAATGGTAGTTGTTACCAGGAAGAAGATCAAAAGTAAGAAGGCGATATCTGCCATAGACCCGGCATTCACTTCCGGTGCTGATCTCTTTGCCATAATTATTTAGCCAATTTTTTTACTCCCGAGAATACCATGGATAAAATAGCTATCCCGGCAAGGATATAAAATGTTATTAGACCCGCTCCAACCCAGTGGTCTCCAGATGCTGAAAGCATAGAACCATCTTTAAGCTCTTTGGCGGTACCGTCACTAAGGACGTATGCTACAACAATGATCAATAAGAATGATCCAATAGCAATTATCGTATTCTTTATATTACCTCTGAATAAACCTACGATCACAAATATTGACACTAGCACAATAACCGCTAGTAAAACCAAGTATGCGATCCACATGTATGGATCCAGGTGGCTTCCCTGTAGGTCGGCCGAGGCTTTTATGGCATCGTCTCCGGTGGCGATAATCCTTCCAAGAAGGATCATTCCTACCACACCTACAACGAGTGCCAGATATTTTAATATTTTATGTAAGGTCATAATTTAGTTTGTCTTAGATTCTTTTTTTATTCTTATAAGCTACTAACATATCGATTAACAGGATAGATGCATCTTCCATATCATTAACGATACTGTCTATCTTAGCGATAATGTAGTTGTAAAAAATCTGAAGAATAATCGCAACGATCAAACCAAATACAGTAGTAAGAAGTGCTACTTTAATACCTCCTGCCACAAGTGACGGCTGCATATCTCCAGCTGCTTCAATACGGTCAAAAGCCTGAATCATCCCGATTACAGTACCCATGAAACCAAGCATAGGAGCTAATGCGATAAATAGAGATACCCAAGAAACGTTCTTCTCAAGTTGTCCCATTTGTACACCACCATAAGCAACAACTGCTTTTTCTGCAGCTTCGATGCTTTCATCTGCTCTATCAAGACCTTGATAGTAGATAGATGCAACAGGACCTTTTGTGTTACGGCAAACTTCCTTTGCAGCTTCGATCCCACCACTATTTAAGGCATCCTCAACATTCTGAGCAAGCTTTTTAGTATTGGTAGTAGATAGGTTTAAAAAGATAATTCTCTCAATGGCTATTGCCAAACCAAGAATTAAACACAATAGAACAATCCCCATAAAGGCCGGACCACCCTCGATGAAACGTTTTTTAAGTTCCTGGTGAAAACCAAGTTCTTCTTCTTCAATTTCATCGCCTGCAGTTGCTTCCTCGTCTTGTACAAAGGTCACAATCGTTCCTGGCAAAGTATTCGCGCTGTTAGCCGCCTTTAGATTGTAGGCCCCAAGAACCGTAATCGCGGCGATTACCAAAATAGAAAATAATCTTTTCATTACTGTTTGTCTTAATTTAATTAGTTAAAGGGTTAAAGATATAAATTATTTTTAATAAAACACTTAGCAGAGAGGAAGGGATTCGAACCCTCGATACGCTTGTGACGTATACACACTTTCCAGGCGTGCGCCTTCGACCACTCGGCCACCTCTCTGTTTGTTTCGGGGCGGCAAATAACAAAAAAAAAGCTTTCCCGTCAAGTAAGACCACGTTAATTTTAGGACATTTCGCCTCGAAGTGATGTTTCAAAGATGGTTCTGAACACTTTAGGCGACAAGTCCTTCCCTAATAAATACATCAGTTTAGAGATCGCAGCCTCGGTTGTGATATCCTTTCCAGACACCACTCCTACCCGTTTAAGCCCAACACTGGTCTCATATTGCCCCATCATTACACTACCTCCAATACACTGGGTTACATTAACGATTCTAAGATCATTTTTTATTTTTTCACGGATTATATCCAGAAACCAGGAATAGTTAGGCGCATTTCCACTTCCATAGGTTTCTAGGACGACGCCCTTAAGATCTTTTCTTGAAAGCATATGCTCTACAGTAGCCTCATTTATTCCAGGAAACATTTTAAGAACCAGTACATCGTCGTTAAAATTGGTATGCAATTTTGTCTTCTGTTTTCGGTTTGGCTTCCATAAAGCTTTATGATTAACAGATAGATACACTCCAGATTCTGCGAGTGGAGGATGGTTCATCGATGCAAAAGCCTGAAAATGCTCGGCGTTTACCTTAGTCGTCCTATTCGCTCTGTACAACTTGTATTCAAAATAAAGTCCTACTTCAGAGATCACTGGTCTGCCATTTTTTTGAAGGCCGGCGATCTGAATACTTGTAATTAGGTTCTCCTTGGCATCGGTTCTCAAATCACCGATAGGTAATTGAGACCCGGTAAAAATGACTGGCTTTGTAAGATTCTCAAACATAAAGCTTAAAGCAGATGCCGTGTAAGACATCGTATCGCTCCCGTGCAAGACCACGAAGCCGTCATAATCATGATAATTTTCATCTATGGTACTGGCAATTTTCAGCCAGCATTCCGGATTCATATTGGAAGAATCAATAGGATCATCAAAACTCAGGGTTTCGATCTCATGTTCCAGGATTTTAAGTTCAGGGATATTTTGAAGCAATTCATCGAAATTGAATGCCTTAAGAGCCCCACTTTCATAATCCTTGATCATACCAATGGTACCACCGGTATAAATGAGCAGTATTCTTGAACTATTCTTCATTTAAAGACAGTTTATTAATCACCGGATTCGCGTACATCAACAAATAACTATTGAGCGCTAAAGGGTTTTTAACATCAACTCTTCGGCTGATCCGTCTATCAAATTGTCTCTTTTCCTTATCGGTATATTTATCGGCAAACTTATCACTGTTCTTCAGGATATCGTAAGCTATATAATTTGCAGGCCATAATTTAAAGTTCCTATGAATGGCACGATCTATAAGATTTGCAACTTCCTTAAGCTGATCGTTAACTGAAAGACCCATCTCTCTAATTCTGTCAAAATCCTCTTTTTTAAGGATCTCACCTGCGGTAAGCTGAATTCTTCCTTTTTGCCCCATTGCGCCCTGCATGATACTGTTAAAATCCTCATTTGCGCTTTTCTTATACTCTTCCTTCATTCGCTTGGCAAGCACTTCAGGCATTTTAAGCATATCGGTAGGATCGAATTCATATGAAATGGCAACCGGCACGATCTTCAGCTTAGACAAATAATCGAGGATATCCATATCCCCCTTTGCCATTGCCAGCATTTTAAGAACCCCCTGCTGTGTATGATCATTTCCATCTTTGGTACGGCCTTCGCGTTGTGCCATCCAGACTGACCGTCCTTCATCCATCAACAGATTACGGATATATTCAGACAGCTTAAGAGAGCTCTTCAACATCTCGCGGGGAGATTGATTACGAAGCACCAGGAAATTCCTATTCAGTTTGGATAAAGCCAACAAAAAAGGCTTCTGCACAAGATTATCCCCAATAGCCGAAGCCGTCATCACAAGATCGTGGTTATACAAGGTATAATTGATCAATGAAGTGTCCAGAATAATATCGCGGTGATTACTTATGTAGAAATAGGATTCTGATGGATTGAGTTTTTCAAAACCAACATCATTAAGGCCTTCACTGGTCTTTTCCAGTACCTTTTCAACGCTGTAGTAGATGATTTTAGACTGGAAGTCCTGAATGGATTTACATTCAAACACTTTTTCCTCGATCTCCTGAAATTCAAGATCAGGAAAAGTAAATTGAAGCAGAGCTTTCACCATAGGATGTTTTACATAATCCCTGAGAGCTATCTCAACTTCCTTATCACTATAAAACCTTATATCATCAAAATTTTGCACCAGCTTCTAATTTAGTTTAACAAATGAACAAAAATTAAGCTTAACAGCTTTAAATTCCGAAAACTTCCTTTGAGTTTTGAGTGGTAATCTCAGCTACCTCCTCTAGTGAAATATCGTAGATCTTTGATATTTTCTTTGCGATCTCAAGTATATAAACAGGGTCGTTTCTTTTACCGCGATATGGGGTTGGAGCAAGATATGGCGAGTCTGTTTCCAGAACGATCTCCCCAATAGGTATCTCCCCAAGAAATTTATCTATCCCTCCATTTTTAAAGGTTACTACTCCACCAATACCCAGTTTCATATTATAATATAATGCTTGCCGAGCCTGTTCAAAACTCCCCGTAAAGCAATGAAATATCCCAAATAGATCATCACTTTTTTCAGATTCCAGCACTTCGAAAACCTCATCAAAGGCATCCCTGCAGTGAATAACTATAGGTAACTTATATTTCTTAGCCAGTTTAATCTGATGCCTGAATGCATCCTGCTGAATCTCAAGTGTAGATTTATCCCAATAAAGGTCTATTCCTATTTCTCCAATAGCATAAAAGCTGCGCTCTTGCAGCTGGGCTTCTATATGATTCAATTCCTCCTTGTAGTTTCCCTTTACATGTGTAGGATGAAGCCCCATCATTAAGAACACATTTTCAGGATAGGCTTTTTCAAGCTCATACATGCTGGCGGTAGCCTCAGAATCTATGGCCGGAATAAAGAATCTTTTTATATCATTATCTATCGCCTTTTGAATGGCTGCTTTTCGATCTTCATCAAAAGCTTCGCTATACAAATGGGTGTGAGTATCAGTTATTATCATATTTGCAAAAGTAAGCTAAGCAAATAAAATGATAAAAATATCTTACTAAAACCCACAGAAAATCTGGACCTAATCAGGCCGAAAAATTGAAATCCAGATTTAACTATCCTATGTTTGCAGTTAAAGTACCTCCGCTAATTGAAGTAGGATAAACCTTAAGGTCTCTGGTAGAACCTGAAGCATCCTGAGGACCACGAATTATGTCACCATCCGG containing:
- a CDS encoding 1-acyl-sn-glycerol-3-phosphate acyltransferase, whose amino-acid sequence is MQNFDDIRFYSDKEVEIALRDYVKHPMVKALLQFTFPDLEFQEIEEKVFECKSIQDFQSKIIYYSVEKVLEKTSEGLNDVGFEKLNPSESYFYISNHRDIILDTSLINYTLYNHDLVMTASAIGDNLVQKPFLLALSKLNRNFLVLRNQSPREMLKSSLKLSEYIRNLLMDEGRSVWMAQREGRTKDGNDHTQQGVLKMLAMAKGDMDILDYLSKLKIVPVAISYEFDPTDMLKMPEVLAKRMKEEYKKSANEDFNSIMQGAMGQKGRIQLTAGEILKKEDFDRIREMGLSVNDQLKEVANLIDRAIHRNFKLWPANYIAYDILKNSDKFADKYTDKEKRQFDRRISRRVDVKNPLALNSYLLMYANPVINKLSLNEE
- a CDS encoding asparaginase; amino-acid sequence: MKNSSRILLIYTGGTIGMIKDYESGALKAFNFDELLQNIPELKILEHEIETLSFDDPIDSSNMNPECWLKIASTIDENYHDYDGFVVLHGSDTMSYTASALSFMFENLTKPVIFTGSQLPIGDLRTDAKENLITSIQIAGLQKNGRPVISEVGLYFEYKLYRANRTTKVNAEHFQAFASMNHPPLAESGVYLSVNHKALWKPNRKQKTKLHTNFNDDVLVLKMFPGINEATVEHMLSRKDLKGVVLETYGSGNAPNYSWFLDIIREKIKNDLRIVNVTQCIGGSVMMGQYETSVGLKRVGVVSGKDITTEAAISKLMYLLGKDLSPKVFRTIFETSLRGEMS
- a CDS encoding MotA/TolQ/ExbB proton channel family protein, yielding MKRLFSILVIAAITVLGAYNLKAANSANTLPGTIVTFVQDEEATAGDEIEEEELGFHQELKKRFIEGGPAFMGIVLLCLILGLAIAIERIIFLNLSTTNTKKLAQNVEDALNSGGIEAAKEVCRNTKGPVASIYYQGLDRADESIEAAEKAVVAYGGVQMGQLEKNVSWVSLFIALAPMLGFMGTVIGMIQAFDRIEAAGDMQPSLVAGGIKVALLTTVFGLIVAIILQIFYNYIIAKIDSIVNDMEDASILLIDMLVAYKNKKRI
- a CDS encoding TatD family hydrolase — its product is MIITDTHTHLYSEAFDEDRKAAIQKAIDNDIKRFFIPAIDSEATASMYELEKAYPENVFLMMGLHPTHVKGNYKEELNHIEAQLQERSFYAIGEIGIDLYWDKSTLEIQQDAFRHQIKLAKKYKLPIVIHCRDAFDEVFEVLESEKSDDLFGIFHCFTGSFEQARQALYYNMKLGIGGVVTFKNGGIDKFLGEIPIGEIVLETDSPYLAPTPYRGKRNDPVYILEIAKKISKIYDISLEEVAEITTQNSKEVFGI